One Plasmodium cynomolgi strain B DNA, chromosome 12, whole genome shotgun sequence genomic region harbors:
- a CDS encoding hypothetical protein (putative), with product MSRNLIECIEKYKKEKQICISSYKNYKQEMKECARTLFTDDILTSLKKKDFKIIFTYTILLSKRVPLKREALKMVLLSYVNLLNGEEKKEEKSHVINKRNDDVDTPLLLTLKYLFYLNVDHDKVIYNYIYSELNNQIEEYTLEELVETVNLISSFKDKKWINQKFFSRCINEIVKRSKHMEEDTSNYLVTIIKSCSRLNCEIADIHVLLEMLRDNFEKKEKKNIHTLIKVIYNLFLCNYHNNKNVNQLIDLLKSELMGTSKEEEYPTYKKYTYNNNVVLDTNHDLEGQASRNNSYNLAICNDNIRNIHQIYFNTKENLHMYAAPSTPIPSVSLYRLKFLDLLIRSDNFLYNSVYSPNSHFFDFVKQLRVEGKDPRETIFTKQATFFVKESGFKLASKLVHIYPISYLPEFQNTYVEFVHNRSINRNMKDNQHKFHRHHLRYRIRNLKFLGWNPILLYEHEWKKLRYLTTNIKKIY from the exons atgtctAGAAATCTCATCGAGtgtattgaaaaatataaaaaggagaaacaaatttgCATATCGTCttacaaaaattacaaacaagaaatgaaagaatgTGCACGTACATTATTTACTGATGATATTTTGActagcttaaaaaaaaaagattttaaaattatttttacatacacCATTTTGCTGTCAAAAAGGGTTCCCCTGAAGAGGGAGGCTTTAAAAATGGTGCTTCTGTCCTATGTGAACCTGCTCAAcggagaggagaaaaaggaagaaaagagcCATGTTATAAATAAACGTAATGACGACGTAGATACACCCCTACTTCTAACACTTAAGTACCTATTCTATCTTAATGTAGATCACGATAAAGTTATATATAACTACATTTACTCAGAGTTAAATAATCAAATAGAAGAGTACACCCTGGAGGAACTCGTAGAAACGGTAAACTTGATCTCATCCTTtaaggataaaaaatggattaatCAGAAGTTTTTTTCTAGATGCATAAATGAGATTGTTAAAAGAAGCAAGCATATGGAGGAGGACACGTCCAATTATTTAGTCACCATTATCAAATCTTGTTCTCGCCTCAACTGCGAAATTGCGGACATCCACGTGCTGCTGGAAATGCTCAGagataattttgaaaaaaaggaaaagaaaaatattcacacACTAATTAAAGTCATATACAACCTATTTCTTTGTAACTATcacaacaacaaaaatgtgaaccaGCTAATTGATTTACTAAAATCTGAGCTTATGGGCACTAGCAAGGAGGAGGAATACCccacatataaaaaatacaccTACAATAATAATGTCGTGCTTGACACCAACCACGACTTGGAGGGGCAGGCCAGTAGGAACAACTCTTACAATCTCGCCATCTGTAATGACAATATTAGGAATATTCATCAGATTTACTTCAACACGAAGGAAAATTTGCACATGTATGCGGCTCCATCTACTCCAATCCCTTCTGTCAGTTTGTACCGCCTCAAATTCCTTGACCTCCTCATCCGATCGGACAACTTCCTATACAACAGCGTCTACAGTCCGAACTCGCActttttcgattttgtgAAGCAGCTGCGGGTGGAAG GCAAGGACCCACGGGAgaccatttttacaaagcaggccacattttttgtgaaggAGAGCGG GTTCAAACTAGCGAGTAAGCTCGTCCACATTTACCCCATCTCGTACCTACCGGAGTTCCAAAACACGTACGTCGAATTTGTGCACAACAGGAGCATCAACAGGAACATGAAAGACAACCAGCACAAGTTCCACCGGCACCATTTAAGGTACAGGATTCGGAACCTGAAGTTTTTAGGATG GAACCCCATCCTGCTGTACGAACACGAGTGGAAAAAGCTTAGGTATCTTACAacaaacattaaaaaaatttactga